A stretch of the Psychroserpens sp. Hel_I_66 genome encodes the following:
- a CDS encoding DUF4407 domain-containing protein, with protein sequence MSKQTYQTPKPSKIMKLFWKAAGGDQYILSQSTYSDQIKYFCLGGIVVATAIMAGLSGGYAFYTIFKPKASDVSELWEKTGGSDAINTVAGFTESTDVGTTIIALIFGLVWGLIIYNIDRFIVTSTGTGDGSEAITWGELKSALPRIIMGCIIAISISKPLEIRILKGEIDAKLQVKQERLKEDAVKTIEDKYVSRIAEKNATIAKYQREIDKAEDAYTLSEQNYQEEITRPGRRGVGEIARRLEIIKKDRLNDRNVLRGRLDPLITDLNKEIKGYVEEKNKEIDNISVGLSGLDGLAERITIAEEEYPMVSIFLMLLFLAIELTPIFFKLMLIKSPYDYMSSNYKALELAQSGIYIEEDYYEDKQGVQRELVRFLNAEKEIQEKKEFHDAQIRITKYAIEKFEESEKKKIDSNPEDFIKYS encoded by the coding sequence ATGAGCAAGCAAACTTATCAAACACCTAAACCTTCTAAAATAATGAAGTTGTTTTGGAAAGCAGCTGGAGGGGATCAATACATCTTAAGTCAATCTACTTACAGTGACCAAATTAAATATTTTTGTTTAGGAGGTATTGTTGTCGCAACGGCGATAATGGCTGGATTATCTGGTGGTTACGCTTTTTATACCATATTTAAACCTAAAGCTTCAGATGTATCTGAGTTATGGGAGAAGACTGGTGGTTCTGATGCAATTAATACTGTTGCCGGATTTACAGAAAGTACGGATGTAGGCACTACAATCATAGCATTAATTTTTGGTTTAGTTTGGGGCTTAATTATTTACAATATAGATCGCTTTATTGTTACTAGCACTGGTACAGGTGATGGAAGTGAAGCTATTACTTGGGGTGAATTAAAAAGTGCTTTACCAAGAATTATTATGGGCTGTATAATTGCTATTTCTATATCAAAACCTTTAGAAATAAGAATTTTGAAAGGGGAGATTGATGCCAAGTTACAAGTAAAACAAGAACGATTAAAAGAAGACGCTGTTAAAACTATTGAAGATAAATATGTGTCTAGAATTGCTGAAAAAAATGCAACTATTGCTAAATATCAAAGAGAAATTGATAAAGCCGAAGATGCATATACATTATCAGAACAAAACTATCAAGAAGAAATAACAAGACCGGGAAGACGAGGTGTTGGAGAAATTGCAAGGAGGTTGGAAATTATAAAGAAAGATAGATTAAATGACCGAAATGTTTTAAGAGGAAGGTTAGATCCTCTTATAACAGATTTAAATAAAGAAATTAAAGGTTATGTTGAAGAAAAAAATAAAGAAATTGATAATATAAGCGTAGGGTTATCTGGTCTAGATGGTTTGGCTGAGAGAATTACAATAGCAGAGGAAGAGTATCCTATGGTTTCAATTTTCTTAATGCTCTTGTTTTTAGCCATAGAGTTGACACCTATTTTCTTTAAACTAATGCTTATAAAATCACCATACGATTACATGTCTAGTAATTATAAGGCATTAGAATTAGCTCAAAGTGGAATTTACATTGAAGAAGATTATTATGAAGATAAACAAGGAGTACAGAGAGAGTTAGTCCGTTTTCTTAATGCAGAAAAAGAAATTCAAGAAAAAAAAGAATTTCATGATGCTCAAATAAGGATCACTAAATATGCTATTGAGAAATTTGAAGAATCTGAAAAGAAAAAAATAGACAGTAATCCAGAGGATTTTATTAAGTATTCTTAA
- a CDS encoding response regulator, which yields MMFKKVLIVDDHDDVNKSVLDVLQSLDIGNIQKAQYCDDAFLKIKKAEFDKEPFDLIISDLSFKGDHRECKFCSGEDLIDALRKDYKDLPIIVYSMKDQLQKVRLLINNFNVNAYVCKDRNGTAELEKAITAINNKEQFLSPQVQQALSPKTNLEIDDYDLELLKQLSFGYSKEQISLLFKEKLIRPSSLSSVEKRQNKLLIQFKANNATHLISIVKDLGLI from the coding sequence ATGATGTTTAAAAAAGTTTTAATAGTAGATGATCATGACGATGTTAATAAAAGTGTATTGGATGTTTTACAATCACTTGATATTGGCAATATTCAAAAAGCTCAATATTGTGATGATGCTTTTCTAAAAATCAAAAAAGCAGAATTTGATAAAGAACCGTTTGATCTAATTATTTCAGATTTATCATTTAAAGGAGATCATCGCGAGTGCAAATTTTGTTCTGGAGAAGATCTAATTGATGCTTTGAGAAAAGACTATAAAGACTTACCTATAATTGTTTATTCAATGAAAGATCAACTTCAAAAAGTGAGGTTGCTTATTAATAATTTTAATGTTAATGCATACGTTTGTAAAGATAGAAATGGGACAGCAGAATTGGAAAAAGCAATTACAGCAATAAATAATAAAGAGCAATTTTTATCCCCTCAAGTTCAGCAAGCTCTAAGCCCAAAAACTAATTTAGAAATAGACGATTATGATCTTGAGCTTCTAAAACAATTGTCTTTTGGTTATTCTAAAGAACAAATTAGTCTTTTGTTTAAAGAGAAATTAATCAGACCTAGTAGTTTAAGCTCTGTTGAAAAACGTCAAAACAAACTCCTCATTCAATTTAAGGCTAATAATGCTACTCATTTGATCAGTATTGTTAAAGACTTAGGATTGATTTAA